A single window of Gemmatimonadales bacterium DNA harbors:
- a CDS encoding NAD-dependent epimerase/dehydratase family protein: MKLLVTGGTGFLGRALIPRLRAHGHGLVLLTRKPRPSPGLSDSGPASGSAAARPPPAAVGWDSGWERDLASFDGIINLAGESIAGGRWTAARKQALRDSRIGTTRRLVQALAAASPPRPSVLVNASAI, translated from the coding sequence ATGAAGCTGCTCGTGACCGGCGGTACCGGGTTTCTCGGGCGCGCGCTCATTCCGCGCCTGCGCGCGCACGGCCACGGGCTCGTGCTGCTCACTCGAAAACCTCGTCCCTCGCCGGGCCTATCTGATTCCGGCCCGGCTTCGGGATCCGCGGCCGCCCGCCCTCCGCCGGCGGCCGTCGGATGGGACAGCGGCTGGGAGCGCGACCTCGCCTCCTTCGACGGCATCATCAACCTGGCCGGCGAATCGATCGCCGGCGGCCGGTGGACCGCGGCGCGCAAGCAGGCGCTCCGCGACAGCCGCATCGGGACCACGCGCCGCCTCGTGCAGGCGCTGGCCGCGGCCTCGCCGCCGCGCCCGTCGGTGCTGGTCAACGCCTCCGCGATCG